One genomic window of Arthrobacter caoxuetaonis includes the following:
- the rplW gene encoding 50S ribosomal protein L23, translating into MSATTAKDPRDVVLAPVVSEKSYGLIDEGKYTFLVDPRSNKTEIKLAVEKIFSVKVDSINTINRAGKRKRTKFGWGQRKSTKRAIVTLKEGTIDIFGGPLS; encoded by the coding sequence GTGAGCGCGACCACCGCTAAGGATCCGCGCGACGTCGTGCTTGCACCCGTCGTCTCGGAAAAGAGCTACGGCCTGATCGACGAAGGTAAGTACACCTTCCTGGTCGACCCCCGCTCGAACAAGACCGAGATCAAGCTGGCCGTGGAGAAGATTTTCTCCGTCAAGGTCGACTCGATCAACACCATCAACCGTGCCGGTAAGCGCAAGCGGACCAAGTTCGGATGGGGACAGCGCAAGAGCACCAAGCGCGCGATTGTCACCCTGAAGGAAGGCACAATCGACATCTTCGGCGGTCCGCTCAGCTAG
- the rplD gene encoding 50S ribosomal protein L4 yields the protein MANKTTVEFPAAIFDVQTNVPLLHQVVVAQLAAARQGTHKTKTRAEVSGAGRKPFKQKGTGRARQGSIRAPHMTGGGVVHGPTPRDYSQRTPKKMIAAALRGALSDRARNGRIHVLESLVAGETPSTKAAREALRSLSDRKNMLVVIERANDVAALSVRNLTAVHVIYVDQLNTYDVLVADDVVFTKAAYDEFVGKNTVKEDAK from the coding sequence ATGGCTAACAAAACCACTGTTGAATTCCCCGCAGCGATCTTCGACGTTCAGACGAACGTACCGCTGCTGCACCAGGTAGTAGTGGCACAGCTTGCCGCTGCCCGCCAGGGCACGCACAAGACGAAGACCCGCGCAGAGGTTAGCGGTGCAGGCCGCAAGCCGTTCAAGCAGAAGGGCACCGGCCGCGCCCGTCAGGGTTCAATCCGTGCTCCTCACATGACCGGTGGCGGCGTTGTCCACGGACCGACGCCCCGCGACTACAGCCAGCGCACCCCCAAGAAGATGATTGCTGCCGCACTTCGCGGAGCACTCTCGGACCGGGCACGCAACGGCCGCATCCACGTGCTGGAATCCCTGGTAGCCGGCGAAACGCCGTCGACCAAGGCAGCACGCGAAGCGCTGCGTTCACTTTCCGACCGCAAGAACATGCTCGTTGTCATCGAGCGCGCCAACGATGTTGCTGCACTTTCCGTGCGTAACCTCACCGCTGTTCACGTGATCTATGTAGATCAGCTGAACACCTACGACGTGCTTGTTGCCGATGACGTGGTCTTCACCAAGGCTGCCTACGACGAGTTCGTTGGCAAGAACACTGTCAAGGAGGACGCCAAGTGA